The region ACATAAGGTAAACAGGCGCGTTGCTGGCCTTGTGACCTTTGTGGAACAATGCCGTGACATGCGTTTACGAGGTTGCTGCCGTGATCGACCCCGATGGTTTTCGCCCCAATGTCGGGATCATTCTGACGAATGATCTTGGACAGGTGCTATGGGCTCGGCGGATCAACCAGGATGCCTGGCAGTTTCCCCAGGGTGGAATCAACCCTGAAGAGACGCCGGAAGATGCCTTGTACCGCGAGCTGAACGAAGAAGTAGGGCTTGAGCGAGATGATGTTGAAATTCTTGCCTGCACCCGCGGCTGGTTGCGTTATCGTTTACCCCAACGTCTGGTCCGTACTCACAGCCAACCGCTGTGTATTGGCCAGAAGCAGAAATGGTTTCTCCTGCGCCTGGTCTCCAATGAGCAGCGGGTGCGGATGGACCTGACCGGGAAGCCGGAGTTCGATGGCTGGCGCTGGGTCAGCTATTGGTATCCGCTGGGCCAGGTGGTGACATTCAAGCGCGAGGTTTACCGCCGCGCTCTCAAAGAGCTTGCCCCGCGCCTGTTGGCGCGCGACTGACCACGGAGTTCGACCCCGAGCCATGCTCAATACGCTGCGCAAGATCGTCCAGGAAGTTAACTCCGCCAAGGATCTCAAGACGGCGTTGGGGATCATTGTGTTACGCGTCAAAGAAGCCATGGGTAGTCAGGTCTGTTCGGTGTACCTGCTCGACCCCGAAACCAATCGTTTCGTGTTGATGGCAACCGAGGGCTTGAACAAGCGCTCCATCGGCAAGGTCAGCATGGCCCCCAACGAGGGTCTGGTCGGTCTGGTCGGCACGCGCGAAGAGCCGCTCAACCTGGAGAACGCCGCCGACCACCCGCGTTACCGCTACTTCGCCGAAACCGGTGAAGAGCGGTTTGCCTCGTTTCTTGGTGCACCGATCATCCACCACCGGCGTGTGGTTGGGGTTCTGGTCATTCAGCAAAAAGAGCGGCGTCAGTTCGATGAGGGCGAAGAAGCCTTCCTGGTAACCATGAGCGCGCAGTTGGCCGGGGTAATTGCCCATGCCGAAGCTACCGGCTCTATCCGCGGCCTGGGTCGTCAGGGCAAGGGTATTCAGGAAGCAAAGTTTGTCGGTGTGCCCGGTTCGCCCGGCGCCGCCGTAGGGAAGGCGGTGGTCATGCTGCCACCGGCCGATCTGGACGTGGTGCCGGACAAAACCGTCGAAGATATCGACGCCGAACTCAAGCTCTTCAATAACGCCCTGGAAGGGGTGCGCGCCGATATGCGCAACCTCTCCGCCAAACTTGCCACACAGTTGCGCCCCGAAGAGCGTGCGCTGTTCGACGTCTACCTGATGATGCTCGAAGACGCGGCCCTGGGCGGCGAAGTGGTGCAGGTGATCAAGACCGGCCAATGGGCCCAGGGCGCTTTGCGCCAGGTGGTGGGCGAGCACGTCAACCGTTTCGAATTGATGGATGACGCCTACCTGCGCGAGAGGGCTTCCGATGTGAAGGATCTGGGCCGGCGTCTGCTGGCCTACCTCCAGGAAGCAAGGCAGCAGACGCTGGTCTATCCCGACAACACCATTCTTATCAGTGAAGAACTGACCCCGGCGATGCTTGGCGAAGTGCCGGAAGGCAAGCTGGTGGGTCTGGTTTCGGTTCTGGGTTCGGGTAACTCCCATGTGGCGATCCTGGCTCGGGCCATGGGTATCCCCACCGTAATGGGCTTGGTCGATCTGCCGTATTCGAAGGTCGACGGCATCGACATGATCGTCGATGGCTACAAGGGCGATGTCTACACCAACCCCAGCGACGTGCTGCGCAAGCAGTATGCTGAAGTCGTCGAAGAAGAACGCCAGCTTGCCCAGGGTCTTGATGCCTTGCGCGAACTGCCGTGCATTACCCTCGATGGGCACCGCATGCCGCTTTGGGTGAACACTGGCCTGCTCGCCGATGTGGCCCGCGCTCAGCAGCGTGGCGCCGAGGGCGTCGGCCTGTACCGTACCGAAGTGCCGTTCATGATCAACCAGCGCTTCCCCAGTGAAAAGGAGCAGCTGGCGATTTACCGCGAGCAACTCGCGGCCTTCCATCCTTTGCCGGTGACCATGCGTAGCCTGGACATCGGTGGCGACAAGGCACTTTCCTATTTCCCTATCAAGGAAGACAACCCCTTCCTTGGCTGGCGGGGTATCCGGGTAACCCTGGATCACCCGGAAATCTTCCTGGTGCAGACCCGCGCCATGCTCAAGGCCAGTGAAGGCTTGAACAACCTGCGCATTCTGCTGCCGATGATTTCCGGTATTCATGAACTCGAAGAAGCCCTGCACCTTATCCACCGCGCCTGGGGTGAAGTGCGTGATGAAGGCACTGACGTGCCAATGCCGCCTGTTGGGGTGATGATCGAAATTCCGGCTGCGGTGTATCAGACCCGTGAGCTGGCCCGCCAGGTGGATTTCCTCTCCGTCGGCTCCAACGACCTGACCCAGTACCTGCTGGCGGTCGATCGCAACAACCCGCGTGTTGCCGACCTCTACGACTATCTGCATCCGGCTGTGCTACAAGCCTTGCAGTCTGTGGTGCGCGATGCTCATGCCGAAGGCAAGCCTGTGAGCATCTGTGGCGAAATGGCCGGTGATCCGGCGGCTGCAGTGCTGCTCATGGCGATGGGCTTTGACAGCTTGTCGATGAACGCCACCAACCTGCCGAAGGTCAAGTGGATGCTGCGCCAGGTGAGCCTGAGCAAATCCAGGGAATTGCTGGCCCAGGCCATGGGTATCGACAACCCGCAAGTTATCCACAGCTCATTGCAACTGGCCCTGAAAAACCTGGGGCTGGCGCGGATGATCAATCCGGGGTCGGCGAAGAGCCTTTGAGATGCTAGCGCGGGGCAAGTCCCGCGATAGCATTACACCTGCAGATCCACCTCTCCCAAATGCCCTCCAAACGGCCCGAAACTGCGCTCCACCAGGCGCCGTCGACCGTCCGCCTCGACGATCAACACCGTGCTGGCCCGCGTCCCGTAGTTCTGACTGGCAATAAACACGCTCGACAGTAAACGCTCGGTGCCGAGCCCTACACCGGTTTCAGGCAGGTCACCGTCTGTTGCTTGCACGTTGTCGCCGAGCAATCCCAGCAGTGGCTCCGGTTGTGGATCTGCAAGGTGCTGCTGCAGGCCGGCACGCGCCTTGACCAGCTTCGGCCAGGCCGTGTCCAGCCCGGCGTTGGACAAACCGTAGACGCCGGCCTCCAGCAGTTGTACCTGCGCCTCACGGGCATTGAGGTAGCCCAGTGTGGTGTTATCGCCGACCAGCAGGTTGAACCCCGAGTATTGCTGGCTGCGGCTGGCCACCTGATCCAGGTAGGCCGCAACACCCAGCTCACCGCGCAGGAAGGCAGCCACCAGTTCTCCCCTCGAGCGTGTGCCCAGGGCGGCCTGCGGGTCGCGAATATTGGTCAGCGCGGCAAACCGCCCGGATGGACCGACGCCCAGCCAGGTACCGCCGGCTTCCAGATCGCGCCCGGCATACACCCCTGGCGCATCGTCCCAGGCGGCCAGCATGCGGCTGGGGCGGGCGTAGAACTCATCGCGGTTGGCCGCGACAATCAGCGGCTGGGCATGCCCAGGCCGCCAGGCGAAGACGATCAAGCACATAGGTTGTCCTCTGTGTTTTTGTTCACTCTACCGATAGCGCCAGCGCTGATCCATCTTCCAAATGTGTCTTCACTAGAGCCATAGGCCTCCCTTCCGTTACCATGCCGGACTGAATTGACGGGGGCGACAATGGAATTCGTACTCTATTTACTGCTGGGAGCCTGTGCGGGCGTGTTGGCCGGGCTATTTGGGGTGGGTGGCGGCATCATCATCGTGCCGGTGCTGGTGTTCAGTTTCACGCTGCAGGGTTTCGATGCCTCGGTGCTGACTCACCTGGCGGTGGGTACGTCGCTGGCAACCATTGTCTTTACCTCGATCAATGCCATCCGCGAGCATCATCGCAAGGGTGCGGTGCAGTGGCCGATTTTTGTCTGGATGACACTGGGAATCCTGGTCGGCGCCGGTATCGGCGCCAAGACAGCTTCGCTGATCCAGGGACCGATGTTGCAGAAGATCATTGGTGTGTTTGCCCTGGTGATCGCCGTGCAAATGGCCCTGGACCTCAAACCCAAAGCCAGCCGCGGTGTTCCCGGCAAGGTCGGACTGACCGCCGCCGGTAGCGTGGTGGGCTGGGCGTCGGCTATTTTCGGTATTGGCGGTGGTTCATTGACCGTGCCGTTTCTCACTTGGCGAAGCCTGCCCATGCAGCAAGCTGTGGCAACCTCGTCGGCCTGTGGTTTTCCGATTGCAGCGGCCAGCGCCCTGAGTTTTATCTGGCTGGGCTGGCACGACCCGCACTTGCCCGCGCATAGCGTGGGCTTTGTCTACCTGCCCGCACTGCTCGGGATCGCCCTGACCAGTATGTTTTTTGCCCGCTTCGGCGCGCGTCTGGCGCACAAACTGTCGCCACGCTTGCTCAAGCGGCTGTTCGCTGCGCTGCTGTTCTGCGTCGGCTTAAGCTTTTTGCTTTAACGAGAGGAGTCACCATGCTGCCTTACCCGCAGATTGATCCCGTGGCCGTTGCCCTGGGACCGCTGAAAATCCATTGGTATGGGTTGATGTACCTGATCGGCATCGGCGGCGCCTGGCTGCTGGCCTCGCGTCGGTTGAACCGTTTCGATCCAACCTGGAGCCGTGAAAAGCTTTCGGACCTGGTGTTCTGGCTGTCCATGGGTGTGATCGTTGGTGGGCGCCTGGGCTATGTGTTGTTCTATGACCTGCATGCCTACCTCGCCAATCCGACACTGATCTTTGAAGTGTGGAAGGGCGGCATGTCGTTCCACGGCGGCTTTATCGGGGTGATGCTTG is a window of Pseudomonas sp. DG56-2 DNA encoding:
- a CDS encoding RNA pyrophosphohydrolase; protein product: MIDPDGFRPNVGIILTNDLGQVLWARRINQDAWQFPQGGINPEETPEDALYRELNEEVGLERDDVEILACTRGWLRYRLPQRLVRTHSQPLCIGQKQKWFLLRLVSNEQRVRMDLTGKPEFDGWRWVSYWYPLGQVVTFKREVYRRALKELAPRLLARD
- the ptsP gene encoding phosphoenolpyruvate--protein phosphotransferase, with translation MLNTLRKIVQEVNSAKDLKTALGIIVLRVKEAMGSQVCSVYLLDPETNRFVLMATEGLNKRSIGKVSMAPNEGLVGLVGTREEPLNLENAADHPRYRYFAETGEERFASFLGAPIIHHRRVVGVLVIQQKERRQFDEGEEAFLVTMSAQLAGVIAHAEATGSIRGLGRQGKGIQEAKFVGVPGSPGAAVGKAVVMLPPADLDVVPDKTVEDIDAELKLFNNALEGVRADMRNLSAKLATQLRPEERALFDVYLMMLEDAALGGEVVQVIKTGQWAQGALRQVVGEHVNRFELMDDAYLRERASDVKDLGRRLLAYLQEARQQTLVYPDNTILISEELTPAMLGEVPEGKLVGLVSVLGSGNSHVAILARAMGIPTVMGLVDLPYSKVDGIDMIVDGYKGDVYTNPSDVLRKQYAEVVEEERQLAQGLDALRELPCITLDGHRMPLWVNTGLLADVARAQQRGAEGVGLYRTEVPFMINQRFPSEKEQLAIYREQLAAFHPLPVTMRSLDIGGDKALSYFPIKEDNPFLGWRGIRVTLDHPEIFLVQTRAMLKASEGLNNLRILLPMISGIHELEEALHLIHRAWGEVRDEGTDVPMPPVGVMIEIPAAVYQTRELARQVDFLSVGSNDLTQYLLAVDRNNPRVADLYDYLHPAVLQALQSVVRDAHAEGKPVSICGEMAGDPAAAVLLMAMGFDSLSMNATNLPKVKWMLRQVSLSKSRELLAQAMGIDNPQVIHSSLQLALKNLGLARMINPGSAKSL
- a CDS encoding NRDE family protein → MCLIVFAWRPGHAQPLIVAANRDEFYARPSRMLAAWDDAPGVYAGRDLEAGGTWLGVGPSGRFAALTNIRDPQAALGTRSRGELVAAFLRGELGVAAYLDQVASRSQQYSGFNLLVGDNTTLGYLNAREAQVQLLEAGVYGLSNAGLDTAWPKLVKARAGLQQHLADPQPEPLLGLLGDNVQATDGDLPETGVGLGTERLLSSVFIASQNYGTRASTVLIVEADGRRRLVERSFGPFGGHLGEVDLQV
- a CDS encoding sulfite exporter TauE/SafE family protein → MEFVLYLLLGACAGVLAGLFGVGGGIIIVPVLVFSFTLQGFDASVLTHLAVGTSLATIVFTSINAIREHHRKGAVQWPIFVWMTLGILVGAGIGAKTASLIQGPMLQKIIGVFALVIAVQMALDLKPKASRGVPGKVGLTAAGSVVGWASAIFGIGGGSLTVPFLTWRSLPMQQAVATSSACGFPIAAASALSFIWLGWHDPHLPAHSVGFVYLPALLGIALTSMFFARFGARLAHKLSPRLLKRLFAALLFCVGLSFLL